One genomic region from Xylocopa sonorina isolate GNS202 chromosome 8, iyXylSono1_principal, whole genome shotgun sequence encodes:
- the LOC143425794 gene encoding uncharacterized protein LOC143425794 isoform X5, giving the protein MSEAEDIRAVAENNDFQDIIEAESGRSSSVDYLDTCEDTSKETVKEFPEDTKEELFEEEKERETFVENERKSIETERKEATRAAGSSTGTGDDYNDHHENSNDQKGVARREESATRIGATTPATTPGTIDGRNENAPVGEWNSLPLLVERLRAALELSLGGRRDDETPALLEDSGVDSEEDFRIRNSMEQALGSCKQPELLKKDLKFLEDLLLSDIQTALSRLKETLERIDVAALAKHGAASDPTSKLQLLRLVSSLLSRLQVAEETEKTPSAEKIPSAEKIPVLPSTSLNRKRRGTRHTIGVSAEELAKARQWLQEERNIIPLQDIASVAKEQKEQCASNNGVNAVVDKKPEEIRDKCTKDAINQRQLLEDKNKEIRDNCALRGIQQVDVSDSNAVGESSMNQPQYRTNNFHDKENNGNSIQDSEERGRVTKLAAVLRQRAELVSGGGKYGASNKFSAKKTKIKRANTIDIPSYLKLQAESLGHETTGCVSLRKPINVGDKTFNSVNVIVPSLQPKTENDRKFLALISKNNETPTVAPVAPFKTLGQSKAIDMSSLTNENWNSRFSNIKTNFDKPSTAEDRDNKSSLKARANKMFPGPPQTQVYPSAGPNYGHQVPKVDTSSGFRHAPSSPFRKIEKTSPVPASKVPTSYHWPKSAPLPTNTLKEKARMMFDRENTQPSSRTFRADPEKPSFPRPPWIEHERNENKANGTVTENGKLDYRSFCKQFAPFVGKTSSVESKKLEEQHQRELAQRDRVPGIVDGKISFKVVPDKLVQTHQYPAMDRRGSKEKFEATKSGKGHGYTENTFSDTVLRGSSSVGVQTGINEEYQDEGRSFKVVPRMSKGQNLTCSNAAVQTSYEPDVPMISINDTVDKQWRPRYYEQSVPGQTSEDRQRFVLDHNQNYHTVSSESEFNSSAVPSTVHVGQVASEQAVSESMPFQGIQSYQEHTESPAKNYQSEEDAGNQDYSSPFVSSTLSSYKQSGGESDAPELKITDWSPETTSFPDDQNIQNQDISPEVGVVTRYTCAIATVASSVDSPEPRSEEVALDSRGSSSPSPSQWSWSRSRPPTNETITSEDEIRRHNLLQQSLVRRLQNEITTLNDQPHHYPTSNLGQHLTVDHNQSKSLTHSPNFIQSHQQPSYNQTVGIVQAHQQQSYSQSTNISSGYQQQNYSNPSVILNIPRPQQNYNQPANFDQPSGSQGSSRFAKYLTPVPQKKPEPTRAHSPGPVTVNRVNALREAYEQSPNSQPKPIQKERSPIPNGITPIDSSDEYLVSCATKPSRSIVLSKSESWHQLALSTSYPRAPKVNVPATTSSSPHSSHPKPPKPRSPSSQKLRSKQFEASSMADSVKKMEDKIRQYFDHPAETVETKESLKHRRSPRFASKGMVGLSRSRTMPGLSDGKLRLSIPEPQQVPLLNVNTADVDKVFDDLFEEATRTDNQ; this is encoded by the exons ATGTCGGAGGCGGAAG ATATTCGAGCCGTAGCGGAGAACAATGATTTCCAGGATAtcatcgaggcggagagcggtAGATCCAGCTCTGTGGATTATTTAGACACCTGCGAGGATACGTCGAAGGAGACCGTGAAAGAATTCCCGGAGGACACCAAGGAGGAGCTGTTCGAggaggagaaagagagggagacgtTCGTGGAGAACGAGAGGAAATCGATCGAGACAGAAAGGAAAGAGGCCACGCGTGCAG CGGGTTCGAGCACGGGAACCGGTGACGACTACAACGACCACCACGAGAACAGCAACGACCAGAAAGGCGTCGCGAGACGAGAGGAGAGCGCAACTAGAATAGGGGCCACGACGCCGGCCACGACACCAGGTACCATCGATGGACGGAACGAGAACGCGCCAGTCGGTGAGTGGAATTCATTGCCGCTACTGGTAGAGCGTCTCCGCGCGGCTCTCGAGCTCTCCCTAGGGGGTCGTCGGGACGACGAGACGCCGGCGCTGCTCGAGGACTCCGGCGTCGACTCCGAGGAGGACTTCCGGATACGCAACTCCATGGAACAGGCGTTGGGCAGCTGCAAGCAACCGGAATTATTGAAGAAGGACCTCAAATTCTTGGAGGATCTGCTCTTGTCGGACATCCAGACTGCCctgtcgcgtttgaaggagacTCTGGAGAGGATCGACGTGGCCGCCTTGGCTAAACACGGTGCCGCATCCGACCCAACGAGTAAACTGCAATTGTTAAGATTAGTGTCGAGTTTATTGTCGCGGCTACAGGTGGCTGAGGAGACCGAGAAGACGCCAAGCGCCGAGAAAATACCAAGTGCTGAGAAGATACCAGTCCTGCCGTCGACATCCTTGAACAGGAAACGTAGGGGGACTAGACACACTATAGGCGTTTCTGCGGAGGAACTGGCCAAAGCTAGGCAGTGGCTGCAGGAAGAGAGGAACATTATACCATTACAGGACATCGCATCCGTCGCAAAGGAACAGAAGGAACAATGTGCGTCCAACAATGGAGTTAACGCGGTTGTAGACAAGAAACCAGAAGAGATTCGCGATAAGTGTACGAAAGACGCGATTAATCAGCGTCAGCTGCTGGAGGACAAGAATAAAGAAATCAGAGACAATTGTGCGCTCCGTGGGATCCAACAGGTGGATGTTTCTGATAGCAACGCCGTCGGAGAGTCGAGTATGAATCAACCTCAATATCGAACTAACAATTTCCACGATAAAGAGAATAATGGGAACAGTATTCAGGATAGCGAAGAAAGAGGTCGTGTAACTAAATTGGCCGCTGTTCTCAGGCAACGCGCCGAGTTGGTCTCCGGTGGAGGAAAGTACGGAGCTAGCAATAAGTTCAGTGCGAAGAAGACGAAAATTAAACGTGCCAACACTATCGATATTCCCAGTTACTTAAAGCTTCAAGCTGAAAGTCTTGGTCACGAGACCACGGGTTGTGTATCCTTAAGAAAGCCAATCAACGTAGGGGACAAAACTTTCAATTCTGTTAATGTTATCGTGCCCAGTTTACAGCCGAAGACGGAAAACGACAGGAAATTTCTGGCTTTGATCAGTAAGAACAACGAGACGCCAACTGTAGCGCCGGTAGCTCCCTTTAAAACCCTTGGACAGAGCAAAGCCATCGATATGTCGTCGTTGACCAACGAGAATTGGAACAGTAGGTTCTCCAATATCAAAACTAACTTCGACAAGCCATCCACGGCGGAAGACAGAGACAACAAATCGTCTTTAAAGGCTCGTGCTAATAAAATGTTCCCAGGCCCGCCACAAACCCAAGTTTATCCTAGCGCGGGTCCAAATTACGGTCACCAGGTGCCAAAGGTGGATACGTCCTCAGGTTTCAGACACGCGCCTTCGTCTCCTTTTCGTAAAATAGAGAAAACCTCACCAGTACCTGCTTCTAAGGTTCCTACATCGTACCACTGGCCGAAGAGTGCTCCGTTGCCGACAAACACGCTGAAAGAGAAGGCTAGAATGATGTTCGATCGGGAGAATACGCAGCCGTCCTCAAGAACGTTCAGAGCTGATCCGGAGAAGCCCAGTTTCCCTCGACCGCCTTGGATTGAGCACGAGCGGAACGAGAACAAAGCCAACGGCACGGTCACGGAGAACGGTAAACTAGACTATCGGTCGTTCTGCAAGCAGTTTGCTCCGTTCGTCGGCAAAACTTCCTCCGTGGAGTCTAAAAAGTTGGAGGAACAACATCAACGAGAACTTGCTCAACGGGATAGAGTTCCTGGAATAGTGGACGGTAAGATTTCCTTCAAAGTGGTGCCAGATAAACTTGTTCAAACCCACCAGTATCCAGCGATGGATCGTCGAGGATCCAAGGAGAAGTTCGAAGCCACGAAAAGTGGTAAAGGGCATGGATATACCGAGAATACATTCAGCGACACTGTTCTAAGAGGCAGCTCGTCCGTGGGTGTCCAAACTGGAATCAACGAGGAATATCAGGATGAAGGAAGATCATTTAAAGTTGTACCCAGGATGTCAAAGGGTCAGAACTTGACTTGTAGTAACGCTGCTGTACAGACCTCTTATGAACCAGATGTGCCAATGATATCGATAAACGACACGGTTGATAAACAATGGAGGCCTCGATATTATGAACAATCCGTCCCGGGTCAAACGTCTGAAGATAGACAGAGGTTCGTTCTTGATCATAATCAGAATTACCACACTGTGTCCAGTGAGTCTGAGTTCAATAGCTCTGCGGTACCTTCAACTGTACATGTAGGTCAAGTTGCTAGTGAACAGGCTGTTAGTGAATCCATGCCTTTCCAGGGAATACAGAGTTACCAAGAACATACTGAAAGTCCTGCGAAAAATTATCAGTCTGAAGAAGATGCAGGTAATCAAGATTATTCTTCGCCCTTTGTCTCTTCTACTTTGTCCAGTTACAAACAATCTGGTGGAGAATCAGATGCACCCGAATTAAAGATAACAGATTGGTCTCCAGAAACTACCAGTTTTCCAGATGATCAAAATATTCAGAATCAGGACATCAGTCCGGAAGTTGGTGTGGTTACAAGATACACGTGCGCCATTGCAACAGTGGCATCATCAGTAGATAGCCCTGAGCCTCGTTCTGAGGAAGTGGCATTGGATTCCAGAGGTTCCTCGTCACCATCTCCTTCGCAGTGGTCCTGGTCCAGATCTAGACCGCCGACCAATGAAACTATCACTTCAGAAGACGAAATTCGTCGGCACAATCTACTACAGCAGAGTCTAGTTCGTCGTCTACAGAATGAAATCACGACCCTAAACGATCAGCCTCATCATTATCCAACTTCTAACTTAGGACAACATCTGACTGTCGATCATAATCAGTCTAAAAGTTTAACTCATTCTCCTAATTTCATACAGAGTCATCAGCAACCGAGTTATAATCAGACGGTCGGTATAGTTCAAGCTCATCAGCAACAGAGTTACAGTCAATCTACAAATATCTCATCAGGTTATCAGCAACAGAACTATAGCAATCCTAGCGTAATTCTGAATATTCCTCGTCCGCAACAGAATTACAATCAACCCGCAAACTTCGATCAACCCTCTGGCTCGCAAGGATCAAGTCGATTTGCCAAATACCTAACGCCTGTTCCCCAGAAGAAACCGGAACCAACTCGAGCGCACTCACCAGGACCAGTGACAGTGAACAGAGTAAATGCTCTTAGAGAAGCATACGAACAGTCGCCAAATTCTCAGCCAAAACCGATTCAAAAGGAACGTTCGCCAATTCCAAACGGGATTACACCAATCGACTCCAGCGACGAGTATTTAGTATCCTGCGCTACCAAACCTTCCAGATCGATAGTACTCTCTAAATCAGAATCCTGGCATCAACTGGCACTCTCCACTAGCTATCCTCGAGCTCCTAAGGTCAACGTTCCCGCGACAACGTCCTCGTCCCCTCATAGTTCTCATCCCAAACCCCCGAAGCCAAGATCGCCGTCTTCTCAGAAATTACGGTCCAAGCAATTTGAGGCGTCCTCCATGGCGGACAGCGTGAAGAAGATGGAGGACAAGATCAGACAGTACTTCGATCACCCAGCTGAAACTGTTGAAACGAAGGAGTCTCTGAAACACAGGCGATCGCCGAGGTTCGCATCGAAAGGGATGGTCGGACTGTCTCGTAGCCGCACAATGCCCGGTTTATCCGATGGAAAATTACGCTTGTCGATACCTGAGCCTCAACAAGTGCCATTACTGAACGTGAACACCGCGGATGTTGACAAAGTGTTCGACGACCTGTTCGAGGAAGCCACGAGAACCGATAATCAGTAA
- the LOC143425794 gene encoding uncharacterized protein LOC143425794 isoform X1: MAPPPPPPPPPPPSTITTGTKSLVAERLLLAQSPVRVGSQYTDTAPLTLQGGQSKIQRIKMSEAEDIRAVAENNDFQDIIEAESGRSSSVDYLDTCEDTSKETVKEFPEDTKEELFEEEKERETFVENERKSIETERKEATRAAGSSTGTGDDYNDHHENSNDQKGVARREESATRIGATTPATTPGTIDGRNENAPVGEWNSLPLLVERLRAALELSLGGRRDDETPALLEDSGVDSEEDFRIRNSMEQALGSCKQPELLKKDLKFLEDLLLSDIQTALSRLKETLERIDVAALAKHGAASDPTSKLQLLRLVSSLLSRLQVAEETEKTPSAEKIPSAEKIPVLPSTSLNRKRRGTRHTIGVSAEELAKARQWLQEERNIIPLQDIASVAKEQKEQCASNNGVNAVVDKKPEEIRDKCTKDAINQRQLLEDKNKEIRDNCALRGIQQVDVSDSNAVGESSMNQPQYRTNNFHDKENNGNSIQDSEERGRVTKLAAVLRQRAELVSGGGKYGASNKFSAKKTKIKRANTIDIPSYLKLQAESLGHETTGCVSLRKPINVGDKTFNSVNVIVPSLQPKTENDRKFLALISKNNETPTVAPVAPFKTLGQSKAIDMSSLTNENWNSRFSNIKTNFDKPSTAEDRDNKSSLKARANKMFPGPPQTQVYPSAGPNYGHQVPKVDTSSGFRHAPSSPFRKIEKTSPVPASKVPTSYHWPKSAPLPTNTLKEKARMMFDRENTQPSSRTFRADPEKPSFPRPPWIEHERNENKANGTVTENGKLDYRSFCKQFAPFVGKTSSVESKKLEEQHQRELAQRDRVPGIVDGKISFKVVPDKLVQTHQYPAMDRRGSKEKFEATKSGKGHGYTENTFSDTVLRGSSSVGVQTGINEEYQDEGRSFKVVPRMSKGQNLTCSNAAVQTSYEPDVPMISINDTVDKQWRPRYYEQSVPGQTSEDRQRFVLDHNQNYHTVSSESEFNSSAVPSTVHVGQVASEQAVSESMPFQGIQSYQEHTESPAKNYQSEEDAGNQDYSSPFVSSTLSSYKQSGGESDAPELKITDWSPETTSFPDDQNIQNQDISPEVGVVTRYTCAIATVASSVDSPEPRSEEVALDSRGSSSPSPSQWSWSRSRPPTNETITSEDEIRRHNLLQQSLVRRLQNEITTLNDQPHHYPTSNLGQHLTVDHNQSKSLTHSPNFIQSHQQPSYNQTVGIVQAHQQQSYSQSTNISSGYQQQNYSNPSVILNIPRPQQNYNQPANFDQPSGSQGSSRFAKYLTPVPQKKPEPTRAHSPGPVTVNRVNALREAYEQSPNSQPKPIQKERSPIPNGITPIDSSDEYLVSCATKPSRSIVLSKSESWHQLALSTSYPRAPKVNVPATTSSSPHSSHPKPPKPRSPSSQKLRSKQFEASSMADSVKKMEDKIRQYFDHPAETVETKESLKHRRSPRFASKGMVGLSRSRTMPGLSDGKLRLSIPEPQQVPLLNVNTADVDKVFDDLFEEATRTDNQ, encoded by the exons GCGGCCAGTCGAAGATCCAGAGGATCAAAATGTCGGAGGCGGAAG ATATTCGAGCCGTAGCGGAGAACAATGATTTCCAGGATAtcatcgaggcggagagcggtAGATCCAGCTCTGTGGATTATTTAGACACCTGCGAGGATACGTCGAAGGAGACCGTGAAAGAATTCCCGGAGGACACCAAGGAGGAGCTGTTCGAggaggagaaagagagggagacgtTCGTGGAGAACGAGAGGAAATCGATCGAGACAGAAAGGAAAGAGGCCACGCGTGCAG CGGGTTCGAGCACGGGAACCGGTGACGACTACAACGACCACCACGAGAACAGCAACGACCAGAAAGGCGTCGCGAGACGAGAGGAGAGCGCAACTAGAATAGGGGCCACGACGCCGGCCACGACACCAGGTACCATCGATGGACGGAACGAGAACGCGCCAGTCGGTGAGTGGAATTCATTGCCGCTACTGGTAGAGCGTCTCCGCGCGGCTCTCGAGCTCTCCCTAGGGGGTCGTCGGGACGACGAGACGCCGGCGCTGCTCGAGGACTCCGGCGTCGACTCCGAGGAGGACTTCCGGATACGCAACTCCATGGAACAGGCGTTGGGCAGCTGCAAGCAACCGGAATTATTGAAGAAGGACCTCAAATTCTTGGAGGATCTGCTCTTGTCGGACATCCAGACTGCCctgtcgcgtttgaaggagacTCTGGAGAGGATCGACGTGGCCGCCTTGGCTAAACACGGTGCCGCATCCGACCCAACGAGTAAACTGCAATTGTTAAGATTAGTGTCGAGTTTATTGTCGCGGCTACAGGTGGCTGAGGAGACCGAGAAGACGCCAAGCGCCGAGAAAATACCAAGTGCTGAGAAGATACCAGTCCTGCCGTCGACATCCTTGAACAGGAAACGTAGGGGGACTAGACACACTATAGGCGTTTCTGCGGAGGAACTGGCCAAAGCTAGGCAGTGGCTGCAGGAAGAGAGGAACATTATACCATTACAGGACATCGCATCCGTCGCAAAGGAACAGAAGGAACAATGTGCGTCCAACAATGGAGTTAACGCGGTTGTAGACAAGAAACCAGAAGAGATTCGCGATAAGTGTACGAAAGACGCGATTAATCAGCGTCAGCTGCTGGAGGACAAGAATAAAGAAATCAGAGACAATTGTGCGCTCCGTGGGATCCAACAGGTGGATGTTTCTGATAGCAACGCCGTCGGAGAGTCGAGTATGAATCAACCTCAATATCGAACTAACAATTTCCACGATAAAGAGAATAATGGGAACAGTATTCAGGATAGCGAAGAAAGAGGTCGTGTAACTAAATTGGCCGCTGTTCTCAGGCAACGCGCCGAGTTGGTCTCCGGTGGAGGAAAGTACGGAGCTAGCAATAAGTTCAGTGCGAAGAAGACGAAAATTAAACGTGCCAACACTATCGATATTCCCAGTTACTTAAAGCTTCAAGCTGAAAGTCTTGGTCACGAGACCACGGGTTGTGTATCCTTAAGAAAGCCAATCAACGTAGGGGACAAAACTTTCAATTCTGTTAATGTTATCGTGCCCAGTTTACAGCCGAAGACGGAAAACGACAGGAAATTTCTGGCTTTGATCAGTAAGAACAACGAGACGCCAACTGTAGCGCCGGTAGCTCCCTTTAAAACCCTTGGACAGAGCAAAGCCATCGATATGTCGTCGTTGACCAACGAGAATTGGAACAGTAGGTTCTCCAATATCAAAACTAACTTCGACAAGCCATCCACGGCGGAAGACAGAGACAACAAATCGTCTTTAAAGGCTCGTGCTAATAAAATGTTCCCAGGCCCGCCACAAACCCAAGTTTATCCTAGCGCGGGTCCAAATTACGGTCACCAGGTGCCAAAGGTGGATACGTCCTCAGGTTTCAGACACGCGCCTTCGTCTCCTTTTCGTAAAATAGAGAAAACCTCACCAGTACCTGCTTCTAAGGTTCCTACATCGTACCACTGGCCGAAGAGTGCTCCGTTGCCGACAAACACGCTGAAAGAGAAGGCTAGAATGATGTTCGATCGGGAGAATACGCAGCCGTCCTCAAGAACGTTCAGAGCTGATCCGGAGAAGCCCAGTTTCCCTCGACCGCCTTGGATTGAGCACGAGCGGAACGAGAACAAAGCCAACGGCACGGTCACGGAGAACGGTAAACTAGACTATCGGTCGTTCTGCAAGCAGTTTGCTCCGTTCGTCGGCAAAACTTCCTCCGTGGAGTCTAAAAAGTTGGAGGAACAACATCAACGAGAACTTGCTCAACGGGATAGAGTTCCTGGAATAGTGGACGGTAAGATTTCCTTCAAAGTGGTGCCAGATAAACTTGTTCAAACCCACCAGTATCCAGCGATGGATCGTCGAGGATCCAAGGAGAAGTTCGAAGCCACGAAAAGTGGTAAAGGGCATGGATATACCGAGAATACATTCAGCGACACTGTTCTAAGAGGCAGCTCGTCCGTGGGTGTCCAAACTGGAATCAACGAGGAATATCAGGATGAAGGAAGATCATTTAAAGTTGTACCCAGGATGTCAAAGGGTCAGAACTTGACTTGTAGTAACGCTGCTGTACAGACCTCTTATGAACCAGATGTGCCAATGATATCGATAAACGACACGGTTGATAAACAATGGAGGCCTCGATATTATGAACAATCCGTCCCGGGTCAAACGTCTGAAGATAGACAGAGGTTCGTTCTTGATCATAATCAGAATTACCACACTGTGTCCAGTGAGTCTGAGTTCAATAGCTCTGCGGTACCTTCAACTGTACATGTAGGTCAAGTTGCTAGTGAACAGGCTGTTAGTGAATCCATGCCTTTCCAGGGAATACAGAGTTACCAAGAACATACTGAAAGTCCTGCGAAAAATTATCAGTCTGAAGAAGATGCAGGTAATCAAGATTATTCTTCGCCCTTTGTCTCTTCTACTTTGTCCAGTTACAAACAATCTGGTGGAGAATCAGATGCACCCGAATTAAAGATAACAGATTGGTCTCCAGAAACTACCAGTTTTCCAGATGATCAAAATATTCAGAATCAGGACATCAGTCCGGAAGTTGGTGTGGTTACAAGATACACGTGCGCCATTGCAACAGTGGCATCATCAGTAGATAGCCCTGAGCCTCGTTCTGAGGAAGTGGCATTGGATTCCAGAGGTTCCTCGTCACCATCTCCTTCGCAGTGGTCCTGGTCCAGATCTAGACCGCCGACCAATGAAACTATCACTTCAGAAGACGAAATTCGTCGGCACAATCTACTACAGCAGAGTCTAGTTCGTCGTCTACAGAATGAAATCACGACCCTAAACGATCAGCCTCATCATTATCCAACTTCTAACTTAGGACAACATCTGACTGTCGATCATAATCAGTCTAAAAGTTTAACTCATTCTCCTAATTTCATACAGAGTCATCAGCAACCGAGTTATAATCAGACGGTCGGTATAGTTCAAGCTCATCAGCAACAGAGTTACAGTCAATCTACAAATATCTCATCAGGTTATCAGCAACAGAACTATAGCAATCCTAGCGTAATTCTGAATATTCCTCGTCCGCAACAGAATTACAATCAACCCGCAAACTTCGATCAACCCTCTGGCTCGCAAGGATCAAGTCGATTTGCCAAATACCTAACGCCTGTTCCCCAGAAGAAACCGGAACCAACTCGAGCGCACTCACCAGGACCAGTGACAGTGAACAGAGTAAATGCTCTTAGAGAAGCATACGAACAGTCGCCAAATTCTCAGCCAAAACCGATTCAAAAGGAACGTTCGCCAATTCCAAACGGGATTACACCAATCGACTCCAGCGACGAGTATTTAGTATCCTGCGCTACCAAACCTTCCAGATCGATAGTACTCTCTAAATCAGAATCCTGGCATCAACTGGCACTCTCCACTAGCTATCCTCGAGCTCCTAAGGTCAACGTTCCCGCGACAACGTCCTCGTCCCCTCATAGTTCTCATCCCAAACCCCCGAAGCCAAGATCGCCGTCTTCTCAGAAATTACGGTCCAAGCAATTTGAGGCGTCCTCCATGGCGGACAGCGTGAAGAAGATGGAGGACAAGATCAGACAGTACTTCGATCACCCAGCTGAAACTGTTGAAACGAAGGAGTCTCTGAAACACAGGCGATCGCCGAGGTTCGCATCGAAAGGGATGGTCGGACTGTCTCGTAGCCGCACAATGCCCGGTTTATCCGATGGAAAATTACGCTTGTCGATACCTGAGCCTCAACAAGTGCCATTACTGAACGTGAACACCGCGGATGTTGACAAAGTGTTCGACGACCTGTTCGAGGAAGCCACGAGAACCGATAATCAGTAA